From a single Bryobacter aggregatus MPL3 genomic region:
- a CDS encoding DoxX-like family protein, whose amino-acid sequence MKQINGIYVEIHIKDTVDHLWKLTQQPDLHQRWDLRFPQIQYLPRPNRNEPQRFLYETRIGFGLKTEGTGQSMGQPASETGERSSSLQFASDDPKSFIRQGSGYWCYVPTEGGLRFFTWYDYEVRFGILGRLVNKLLLQPLMGWATAWSFDRLRLWVERGQSPELSMNLALLHATARFALAAIWIWHGLVPKLLYRNRDETAMLAQAGLPLGLLPFIGVAEIAFGLLFILLWRRSSLFFVSMLLMVFATIGILIYSPAYLSAAFNPVTLNLSVFALSIVGWLSLKDLPTASTCLREPPEKQA is encoded by the coding sequence ATGAAGCAGATCAACGGAATCTACGTCGAAATTCACATCAAAGACACGGTCGATCACCTCTGGAAATTAACCCAGCAGCCAGATCTCCACCAACGTTGGGATCTCCGCTTCCCCCAGATCCAATACCTCCCCCGTCCCAATCGGAATGAGCCGCAACGCTTCCTCTATGAAACTCGCATTGGATTCGGACTCAAGACCGAAGGCACCGGACAAAGCATGGGGCAACCGGCCAGCGAGACCGGAGAAAGATCCTCCTCACTCCAGTTTGCCTCGGACGATCCCAAGTCGTTCATCCGCCAAGGCTCGGGCTACTGGTGCTATGTCCCCACCGAGGGCGGGCTCCGCTTTTTCACCTGGTATGACTATGAAGTCCGCTTTGGCATACTCGGACGCCTTGTTAACAAGCTCCTCCTCCAGCCGCTCATGGGTTGGGCCACAGCCTGGAGTTTCGATCGCCTACGGCTCTGGGTTGAACGCGGACAGTCCCCGGAACTCTCGATGAATCTGGCGCTCCTCCATGCCACCGCGCGCTTCGCCCTTGCTGCCATCTGGATCTGGCACGGGCTGGTGCCGAAGTTACTGTATCGCAACCGGGATGAGACAGCGATGCTGGCCCAGGCCGGTCTCCCGCTGGGCTTACTCCCCTTCATCGGCGTCGCCGAAATTGCCTTCGGACTTCTCTTCATCCTGCTCTGGCGCCGTTCCTCGCTCTTCTTTGTCAGCATGCTACTAATGGTCTTTGCGACGATTGGCATCCTGATCTATTCCCCCGCATATCTGAGCGCCGCCTTCAATCCCGTTACATTGAATCTCTCCGTATTCGCCCTCTCCATCGTCGGCTGGCTCTCTTTGAAAGATCTCCCCACCGCGTCCACTTGCCTGCGGGAGCCTCCGGAGAAACAGGCATGA
- a CDS encoding gluconate 2-dehydrogenase subunit 3 family protein, with translation MKRRKFFAQAAAIPAAGSLLAQQGAPTPPGAPNRAAMELPKLDVGISDDVATMAPKFFNAAQFAALKRLSEILVPTPEGGVGAKEANAAEFLDFLIGQSPADRQHVYTAGLNVLVAAGFSKMNDAQAAAALAPLRKPWTFEPSSDPLTRFLQTAKADVRNATQNSKEFSVANASASRRFGGVGLYWYPLD, from the coding sequence ATGAAACGCCGCAAGTTCTTTGCCCAGGCTGCCGCGATTCCCGCCGCAGGGAGTCTGCTGGCTCAGCAGGGAGCCCCTACGCCTCCGGGAGCGCCAAATCGCGCTGCCATGGAGTTGCCGAAGCTCGACGTCGGAATCTCCGACGACGTTGCCACAATGGCTCCGAAGTTTTTCAATGCCGCCCAATTTGCTGCGCTCAAGCGTTTGTCTGAGATTCTTGTCCCTACTCCCGAAGGCGGAGTGGGCGCCAAGGAAGCAAACGCAGCCGAATTTCTCGATTTTTTGATCGGACAATCGCCAGCCGACCGCCAGCACGTGTATACGGCAGGCCTGAATGTATTGGTTGCCGCGGGATTTAGCAAAATGAATGATGCGCAGGCCGCGGCCGCTCTGGCTCCACTGCGCAAGCCCTGGACTTTCGAGCCGTCCAGTGACCCCTTGACCCGCTTTTTGCAGACCGCGAAGGCGGACGTCCGCAACGCGACCCAAAACTCAAAGGAGTTTAGTGTCGCGAATGCTTCTGCCAGCCGTAGATTTGGCGGAGTTGGTTTGTATTGGTATCCGCTCGACTAG
- a CDS encoding GMC oxidoreductase, whose translation MAAQDYDVLIIGSGASGGMSAYTLTKLGLKCVMVEAGPLVDFDRARGMKPVYELPYRGFGKPGRLPHVLQANEFNANQWVDEKEVPYTHDPKDPYNWVRVRMVGGKSLFWARMSFRLSDYEFKAKDHDGYGENWPISYADLAPFYDRVDPIFRVSGRKEGLKQLPDGLFIEDESPDSTAAKRLAVAGKPEGMTITKIRRSLGNGNLASSRNLLLPDAVATGNLTIIPNAVAREISIDKNTGKANGLHFVDRKSRREMHVKAKVVVVAASCLESTRLLLNSKIANSSGVLGRYLCDQMYISNSVVALIPEAKGGKAPRGMVGGGGYIPRFANLNKGKEKNYIRGCAFDFSTGGTPDLKFFPGWGKEAEDAQNEARGAGFSATAMGEALPRYENHVRIDKSVVDAYGIPVLNFQVKYGDNDTALIKDSVATLAEVCRKAGFEVIHTNDTPFPPGYSIHEVGTCRMGDDPKKSVLNKWNQSHDIKNLFVVDGSSFVTAGTQNPTMTICALSMRASEYLADKLGKKEI comes from the coding sequence ATGGCAGCCCAAGATTACGATGTTCTGATTATCGGCTCCGGTGCGTCCGGAGGTATGTCTGCCTACACGCTGACCAAGCTCGGCTTGAAGTGCGTCATGGTAGAAGCGGGTCCGCTGGTCGATTTTGATCGCGCCCGCGGCATGAAGCCTGTTTACGAATTGCCCTATCGCGGCTTTGGGAAGCCAGGCCGCCTGCCCCATGTTTTGCAGGCGAATGAGTTCAATGCGAACCAGTGGGTGGATGAGAAGGAAGTGCCTTACACCCATGACCCCAAGGACCCTTATAACTGGGTGCGTGTGCGCATGGTGGGGGGCAAGAGCCTGTTCTGGGCTCGCATGTCCTTCCGTTTGAGCGATTACGAATTCAAGGCGAAGGATCACGATGGCTACGGGGAGAACTGGCCGATCAGCTATGCGGATCTAGCGCCGTTCTATGATCGCGTCGATCCGATCTTCCGCGTTTCCGGACGGAAGGAAGGCCTGAAGCAACTGCCAGATGGCTTGTTCATCGAGGATGAGTCGCCCGATTCGACGGCCGCAAAGCGGCTGGCTGTAGCGGGCAAGCCGGAAGGCATGACGATCACTAAGATCCGTCGCAGTCTCGGCAATGGCAACCTTGCCAGCTCGCGCAACCTGTTGTTGCCCGATGCCGTGGCCACCGGCAACCTGACGATTATTCCGAACGCTGTGGCTCGTGAGATCAGCATCGATAAGAACACGGGCAAGGCGAACGGTCTTCACTTTGTGGACCGGAAGTCGCGCCGTGAGATGCATGTGAAGGCGAAGGTCGTAGTGGTGGCCGCTTCCTGTCTCGAGAGCACTCGCTTGTTGCTGAACTCGAAGATCGCGAACTCGAGCGGTGTTCTGGGCCGCTATCTGTGCGATCAGATGTATATCAGCAATAGCGTGGTGGCGTTGATTCCTGAGGCCAAGGGCGGCAAGGCTCCGCGCGGCATGGTGGGCGGCGGTGGCTATATTCCGCGCTTTGCGAATCTGAACAAGGGCAAGGAGAAGAACTACATTCGCGGTTGTGCGTTTGACTTCTCGACGGGGGGCACGCCAGACCTGAAGTTCTTCCCAGGCTGGGGCAAGGAAGCCGAGGACGCGCAAAACGAAGCGCGTGGCGCAGGCTTCTCGGCAACGGCGATGGGCGAAGCTCTGCCTCGTTATGAGAATCATGTGCGGATCGATAAGTCGGTTGTCGATGCCTATGGCATTCCGGTGCTGAACTTCCAGGTGAAGTACGGGGATAACGATACGGCCTTGATCAAGGATTCGGTGGCGACTCTTGCGGAGGTTTGCCGGAAGGCAGGCTTTGAAGTGATCCATACGAACGATACGCCGTTCCCTCCGGGTTATAGCATTCATGAAGTGGGCACTTGCCGGATGGGCGATGACCCGAAGAAGAGTGTTCTGAACAAGTGGAATCAAAGTCATGACATCAAGAATTTGTTTGTCGTGGACGGTAGCAGCTTTGTGACTGCGGGTACGCAGAATCCGACCATGACGATCTGTGCGCTGTCGATGCGGGCATCGGAGTATCTGGCTGATAAACTCGGCAAAAAAGAGATCTAA